In Streptomyces chartreusis, the following proteins share a genomic window:
- a CDS encoding SigE family RNA polymerase sigma factor, which translates to MNTLHGTSTSAVITRLHDVNGGRGSEKSGAVSGRGCARGTGRQHTAYMTVVDGFTGEPHGGSAYREDSGERRRSLSEAEFTAYVQERRASLYATAYHLTGDRFEAEDLLQSALFSTYKAWDRISDKAAVGGYLRRTMTNLHISAWRRRKLNEYPTEELPETPGDTDAMRGTELRAVLWQALARLPELQRTMLVLRYYEGRTDPEIADILDISVGTVKSSIWRSLRRLREDEVLSFGRDEEDAFGELVA; encoded by the coding sequence ATGAACACGCTGCACGGCACCAGCACCAGCGCAGTGATCACGCGTCTGCACGACGTGAACGGGGGCCGGGGTTCGGAGAAGTCCGGTGCCGTGAGCGGGCGGGGGTGCGCTCGCGGCACCGGGCGTCAGCACACCGCGTACATGACGGTGGTTGACGGTTTCACGGGGGAACCGCACGGGGGAAGCGCGTACAGGGAGGACTCGGGGGAGCGTCGTCGCTCGCTGTCGGAGGCGGAGTTCACCGCCTACGTCCAGGAGCGCCGCGCCTCCCTGTACGCAACCGCCTACCACCTGACCGGTGACCGCTTCGAGGCCGAGGACCTGCTCCAGAGCGCGCTGTTCTCGACGTACAAGGCCTGGGACCGGATCAGTGACAAGGCCGCCGTCGGTGGTTACCTGCGGCGGACGATGACGAACCTGCACATCAGCGCGTGGCGCCGCCGCAAGCTGAACGAGTACCCGACCGAGGAGCTGCCGGAGACGCCCGGCGACACGGACGCGATGCGCGGCACCGAACTGCGCGCGGTCCTGTGGCAGGCGCTGGCCCGGCTGCCCGAACTCCAGCGGACGATGCTGGTCCTTCGTTACTACGAGGGCCGCACCGACCCGGAGATCGCGGACATCCTCGACATCAGTGTCGGCACGGTGAAGTCCAGCATCTGGCGGTCGCTCCGCCGGCTGCGCGAGGACGAGGTCCTCAGCTTCGGCCGTGACGAGGAGGACGCCTTCGGGGAGCTTGTCGCCTGA
- a CDS encoding sensor histidine kinase, whose protein sequence is MTEAQGGFRGWFAARKGVWSRLRFTSLRLRLVVVFGLVALTAAVSASGIAYWLNREAVLTRTQDAVLRDFEQEMQNRAGLLPEEPTQDELQHTAGQMANSSQRFSVLLVAQDAAGAPAYGSSGGLDGFTLADVPKSLRTAVNEKQEVDSSNKAEYHLYWQRIVEDDTPYLIAGTKVNGGGPTGYMLKSLEQEAKDLNSLAWSLGIATGLALIGSALLAQAAATTVLKPVQRLGVAARRLGEGKLDTRLRVSGTDELADLSRTFNNAAAALEKRVADMASRDESSRRFVADMSHELRTPLTAITAVTEVLEEELEMESGSMDPMIEPAVRLVVSETRRLNDLVENLMEVTRFDAGTARLVLDHVDIADQITACIDARAWLDAVDLDAERGIMVRLDPRRLDVILANLIGNALKHGGSPVRVAVRVTDDEIVIAVRDHGPGIPEDVLPHVFDRFYKASASRPRSEGSGLGLSIALENAHIHGGEITAANSPEGGAIFTLRLPRETSDAVASGDENPQHNPPKGDA, encoded by the coding sequence GTGACAGAAGCGCAGGGGGGATTCCGCGGCTGGTTCGCGGCTCGCAAGGGGGTGTGGTCGAGGCTGCGTTTCACGAGCCTGCGGCTGCGCCTGGTCGTCGTCTTCGGCCTCGTGGCCCTCACGGCCGCCGTGTCCGCGTCCGGCATCGCCTACTGGCTCAACCGCGAGGCGGTGCTGACCCGCACGCAGGACGCGGTACTGCGCGACTTCGAGCAGGAGATGCAGAACCGCGCAGGCCTGTTGCCCGAGGAGCCCACGCAGGACGAACTCCAGCACACCGCCGGTCAGATGGCCAACAGCAGCCAGCGCTTCAGCGTGCTCCTGGTGGCCCAGGACGCCGCCGGCGCTCCCGCCTACGGCAGCTCCGGCGGCCTGGACGGCTTCACCCTCGCGGACGTACCGAAGTCCCTGCGCACGGCCGTGAACGAGAAGCAGGAGGTCGACTCCTCCAACAAGGCCGAGTACCACCTGTACTGGCAGCGGATAGTGGAGGACGACACCCCGTATCTGATCGCCGGCACCAAGGTCAACGGCGGCGGTCCGACGGGCTACATGCTCAAGTCGCTGGAGCAGGAGGCGAAGGACCTCAACTCCCTCGCCTGGTCCCTCGGCATCGCCACCGGCCTCGCCCTGATCGGCTCGGCGCTGCTCGCGCAGGCCGCCGCCACGACCGTATTGAAGCCGGTGCAGCGCCTCGGCGTCGCGGCCCGCCGCCTCGGCGAGGGCAAGCTCGACACCCGCCTGCGCGTCTCGGGCACGGACGAACTCGCCGATCTCTCCCGGACGTTCAACAACGCGGCGGCCGCGCTGGAGAAGCGGGTCGCCGACATGGCCTCCCGCGACGAGTCGTCCCGCCGTTTCGTGGCGGACATGTCCCACGAACTACGCACCCCCCTCACCGCGATCACGGCCGTGACCGAGGTCCTGGAGGAGGAGCTCGAGATGGAATCCGGCTCCATGGATCCCATGATCGAGCCGGCCGTACGCCTGGTGGTCAGCGAGACCCGCCGCCTGAACGACCTGGTCGAGAACCTCATGGAGGTCACCCGCTTCGACGCGGGCACGGCCCGCCTGGTCCTCGACCACGTCGACATCGCCGACCAGATCACGGCCTGTATCGACGCCCGCGCCTGGCTGGACGCGGTCGACCTGGACGCCGAGCGCGGCATCATGGTCCGCCTCGACCCCCGCCGCCTGGACGTCATCCTGGCCAACCTCATCGGCAACGCCCTCAAGCACGGCGGCTCGCCGGTGCGCGTGGCGGTCCGGGTGACGGACGACGAGATCGTCATCGCCGTGCGCGACCACGGCCCCGGCATCCCCGAGGACGTCCTGCCCCACGTCTTCGACCGCTTCTACAAGGCCAGCGCGTCCCGCCCCCGTTCCGAGGGCAGCGGCCTGGGCCTCTCCATCGCCCTGGAGAACGCCCACATCCACGGCGGCGAGATCACGGCCGCCAACTCCCCCGAGGGCGGCGCGATCTTCACCCTGCGCCTCCCCAGGGAAACCTCGGACGCAGTGGCGTCAGGGGACGAGAACCCCCAGCACAACCCGCCAAAGGGAGACGCGTAA
- a CDS encoding DUF6281 family protein, with translation MTGAPLTVRRVLPAVLLALAATGCGEGDATEPDGTAAASCAYMVTYADRTYLGTAGTDFTVGKKLGTATVPECDDTPNDPEGAVPEGKVTAYAVEGEDPAVAIAVGDTPAEATLMKVR, from the coding sequence ATGACCGGTGCACCCCTGACCGTCCGCCGGGTGCTCCCGGCTGTTCTGCTGGCCCTGGCGGCCACCGGTTGCGGTGAGGGAGACGCCACGGAGCCGGACGGCACCGCCGCGGCCTCCTGCGCGTACATGGTGACGTACGCCGACCGCACCTATCTCGGCACCGCGGGCACCGACTTCACCGTCGGGAAGAAGCTGGGCACCGCCACGGTCCCGGAGTGCGACGACACCCCGAACGACCCCGAAGGCGCAGTCCCCGAGGGCAAGGTCACCGCGTACGCGGTCGAGGGGGAGGACCCGGCCGTCGCCATCGCCGTGGGCGACACGCCCGCCGAGGCGACCCTGATGAAGGTCCGCTGA
- the afsQ1 gene encoding two-component system response regulator AfsQ1 encodes MPSLLLIEDDDAIRTALELSLTRQGHRVATAATGEDGLKLLREQRPDLIVLDVMLPGIDGFEVCRRIRRTDQLPIILLTARNDDIDIVVGLESGADDYIVKPVQGRVLDARIRAVLRRGERESNDAAAFGSLVIDRAAMTVTKNGEDLQLTPTELRLLLELSRRPGQALSRQQLLRLVWEHDYLGDSRLVDACVQRLRAKVEDVPSSPTLIRTVRGVGYRLDAPQ; translated from the coding sequence GTGCCTTCCCTGTTGCTGATCGAGGACGACGACGCCATCCGCACGGCCCTGGAGCTCTCACTGACCCGCCAGGGACACCGTGTGGCCACCGCTGCCACCGGCGAGGACGGTCTGAAACTGCTGCGTGAGCAGCGGCCGGACCTGATCGTGCTGGACGTGATGCTGCCCGGCATCGACGGCTTCGAGGTGTGCCGTCGTATCCGGCGCACCGACCAGCTGCCGATCATCCTGCTGACCGCGCGCAACGACGACATCGACATCGTCGTCGGGCTGGAGTCCGGCGCCGACGACTACATCGTCAAACCCGTGCAGGGGCGCGTCCTCGACGCCCGCATCCGGGCCGTGCTGCGGCGCGGGGAGCGGGAGTCGAACGACGCGGCGGCCTTCGGCAGCCTGGTCATCGACCGCGCGGCCATGACCGTCACCAAGAACGGCGAGGACCTCCAGCTCACCCCGACCGAGCTGCGTCTGCTGCTCGAACTGAGCCGCCGCCCGGGCCAGGCCCTGTCCCGCCAGCAGCTCCTGCGCCTGGTCTGGGAGCACGACTACCTGGGCGACTCCCGCCTCGTGGACGCCTGCGTCCAGCGCCTGCGCGCGAAGGTGGAGGACGTCCCGTCCTCCCCGACCCTGATCCGTACCGTCCGTGGTGTCGGCTACCGCCTGGACGCGCCTCAGTGA
- a CDS encoding aldehyde dehydrogenase family protein, giving the protein MSDKSEQQRLSVFKTYKLYVGGKFPRSESGRVYEVTDSKGNWLANVPLSSRKDARDAVVAARKAFGGWSGATAYNRGQILYRIAEMLEGRREQYVREVADAEGLSKSKAAAQVDAAIDRWVWYAGWTDKIAQVVGGGNPVAGPFFNLSSPEPTGVVAIVAPQESSFLGLVSVLAPVIATGNTAIVVASEKSPLPALSLGEVLATSDLPGGVVNVLSGRTAEIATPLAAHQDVNAIDLAGAGEDLAKELEIAAADNLKRVLRPQSVDHTATPGIDRMTAFLETKTVWHPTGSLGASGSSY; this is encoded by the coding sequence ATGTCTGACAAGTCCGAGCAGCAGCGTCTGAGCGTCTTCAAGACCTACAAGCTGTACGTCGGCGGGAAGTTCCCGCGTTCCGAGAGCGGCCGGGTGTACGAGGTGACGGACTCCAAGGGCAACTGGCTGGCGAACGTCCCCCTGTCGTCCCGCAAGGACGCCCGTGACGCCGTGGTCGCCGCCCGCAAGGCGTTCGGCGGCTGGTCCGGGGCGACGGCGTACAACCGCGGTCAGATCCTCTACCGCATCGCCGAGATGCTGGAGGGCCGGCGCGAGCAGTACGTCCGCGAAGTCGCCGACGCCGAGGGCCTGTCGAAGTCGAAGGCGGCGGCGCAGGTCGACGCGGCGATCGACCGCTGGGTCTGGTACGCGGGCTGGACGGACAAGATCGCCCAGGTCGTGGGCGGCGGCAACCCGGTCGCGGGCCCGTTCTTCAACCTGTCCTCGCCCGAGCCGACCGGTGTGGTCGCGATCGTGGCGCCGCAGGAGTCGTCGTTCCTGGGTCTGGTGTCCGTGCTCGCCCCGGTGATCGCGACCGGCAACACGGCGATCGTGGTGGCGTCGGAGAAGTCCCCGCTGCCCGCCCTGTCCCTGGGCGAGGTCCTGGCCACCTCCGACCTGCCCGGCGGTGTCGTCAACGTCCTGTCCGGCCGTACGGCGGAGATCGCCACGCCGCTCGCCGCCCACCAGGACGTCAACGCGATCGACCTGGCCGGCGCCGGCGAGGACCTGGCGAAGGAGCTGGAGATCGCGGCGGCGGACAACCTCAAGCGCGTCCTGCGTCCACAGTCTGTGGACCACACCGCCACGCCCGGCATCGACCGTATGACGGCGTTCCTGGAGACGAAGACGGTCTGGCACCCGACGGGTTCGCTGGGCGCGTCCGGCTCGTCGTACTGA
- a CDS encoding uridine kinase family protein, protein MSSPSPIPTRVVLLCGPSGSGKSLLAARSGLPVLRLDDFYKEGDDPTLPLVPGSSDIDWDHPDSWDADTAVAAITELCRTGRTDVPLYDISLSARTGAESVDIGRTPLFIAEGIFAAEIVNRCRELGVLADALCLSRGPMRTFRRRFLRDLKEGRKSVPFLLRRGWRLMRLERSIVAHQTSLGAYACDRDEALGRLTAAAAGRCPATAPAA, encoded by the coding sequence GTGAGTTCCCCTTCGCCCATACCGACGCGAGTCGTGCTGCTCTGCGGCCCCTCCGGCTCCGGCAAGTCCCTTCTCGCCGCCCGCTCCGGCCTTCCGGTCCTGCGGCTCGACGACTTCTACAAAGAGGGCGACGACCCGACCCTGCCCCTGGTCCCGGGGAGCTCCGACATCGACTGGGACCACCCCGACTCCTGGGACGCCGACACGGCCGTCGCGGCGATCACCGAGCTGTGCCGCACGGGCCGCACCGACGTGCCGCTGTACGACATCTCGCTGAGCGCCCGCACCGGCGCGGAGTCCGTCGACATCGGCCGCACCCCGCTGTTCATCGCGGAGGGCATCTTCGCGGCCGAGATCGTCAACCGCTGCCGTGAACTCGGTGTCCTGGCCGACGCGCTGTGCCTGAGCCGGGGCCCGATGCGCACCTTCCGCCGCCGCTTCCTGCGCGACCTGAAGGAGGGCCGCAAGTCGGTGCCCTTCCTGCTGCGCCGCGGCTGGCGCCTGATGCGCCTGGAGCGCTCCATCGTCGCCCACCAGACGTCCCTGGGCGCATACGCCTGCGACCGTGACGAGGCCCTCGGCCGGCTCACGGCGGCCGCCGCGGGCCGCTGCCCGGCCACCGCCCCGGCAGCCTGA